In a genomic window of Mycobacteriales bacterium:
- a CDS encoding DUF2157 domain-containing protein: protein MSPTGTDRPDTRSGVVTVLAGLGVTLLGVGVLWLVASVSDISYEGLPPAARFALVAVPWLGVTVVAVRARRFAAPLRLLSALLLGGVVLQGAESLGTRPYNPALLLVWAAGALALGYGTRSAGPLTVGVTAGLAWYVGTLIAAATSVASFVLGTALATPVLAAVAVAHRDDRLGAPWLRMASLTALLALLVAAFPGALTVVETRTRPVLAGAAGALIAVVAAALRARHRRDVAELGGAVAVAASAWALVETAPKHHWFFLFGPPATERPLVHALLASGAFVAAAAGIAAAGAARRLPGLVSFAAVALALFV, encoded by the coding sequence ATGTCCCCTACCGGCACCGACCGTCCCGACACCCGCTCCGGGGTCGTCACCGTGCTGGCCGGCCTGGGCGTGACGCTCCTCGGCGTCGGCGTCCTCTGGCTGGTCGCGAGCGTCTCCGACATCTCGTACGAGGGCCTGCCGCCGGCCGCGCGGTTCGCGCTCGTCGCCGTCCCGTGGCTCGGCGTCACCGTGGTCGCCGTGCGGGCCCGCCGGTTCGCGGCGCCGTTGCGGCTGCTGTCCGCGCTGCTGCTCGGCGGCGTCGTGCTGCAAGGCGCGGAGAGCCTCGGCACGCGGCCGTACAACCCGGCCCTGCTGCTCGTGTGGGCGGCCGGGGCGCTCGCGCTCGGCTACGGCACGCGCTCCGCCGGCCCGCTCACCGTCGGCGTCACCGCCGGGCTCGCCTGGTACGTGGGCACGCTGATCGCCGCCGCCACCAGCGTGGCCTCGTTCGTGCTCGGGACCGCGCTGGCGACGCCGGTGCTCGCGGCCGTCGCGGTGGCGCACCGCGACGACCGCCTCGGCGCGCCGTGGCTGCGCATGGCATCGCTGACGGCGTTGCTGGCGCTGCTCGTGGCGGCGTTCCCCGGCGCCCTGACCGTCGTGGAGACGAGGACCCGGCCGGTCCTGGCGGGCGCGGCCGGCGCACTGATCGCGGTCGTCGCCGCCGCGCTGCGGGCCCGGCACCGCCGCGACGTCGCCGAGCTCGGCGGAGCGGTCGCCGTCGCGGCGTCGGCCTGGGCGCTGGTGGAGACCGCACCGAAGCACCACTGGTTCTTCCTGTTCGGGCCCCCGGCCACCGAACGGCCCCTGGTCCACGCGCTCCTCGCGAGCGGCGCGTTCGTGGCCGCCGCCGCGGGCATCGCGGCGGCCGGTGCCGCGCGCCGGCTGCCCGGGCTGGTCAGCTTCGCGGCGGTCGCGCTCGCGCTGTTCGT
- a CDS encoding Gmad2 immunoglobulin-like domain-containing protein produces the protein MTARTPAAVVLALLALAACTPSTPRSAGPPESPAPTSQSPAPTTSAPTATPSPTASVIHPGGTMRVAAYYLGGTTSRPVLYREFRTVPRSAGVIRSAVDTMLHAAPADADYRSLWPRATTVRGISVNGATATVDLSANARSVTASAAAERASLQQLVHTVTAAAPSVTGVRLRFDGATRSTLWGHVATTGTLTRGPAAETLGAVWVVTPAQGTRVGRTFTVTGTASVFEATVSWSVTRAGSTTALASGSVNASTGAPGRGDWTVRVTLPAGTTGVVVFTGWEASAEDGSVTSPDTKAFRVV, from the coding sequence ATGACCGCCCGCACCCCCGCCGCCGTCGTGCTCGCGCTGCTCGCGCTCGCGGCCTGCACGCCGTCGACGCCGCGCTCCGCCGGGCCGCCGGAGTCGCCGGCCCCGACCAGCCAGTCGCCCGCGCCGACGACGTCCGCGCCGACGGCCACGCCCTCGCCCACCGCGTCCGTCATCCACCCGGGCGGGACCATGCGCGTCGCCGCCTACTACCTCGGCGGCACCACGTCGCGGCCGGTGCTGTACCGGGAGTTCCGCACCGTCCCCCGCTCGGCAGGCGTCATCCGCTCGGCCGTCGACACGATGCTGCACGCGGCGCCCGCGGACGCCGACTACCGCTCGCTCTGGCCGCGCGCGACGACCGTCCGCGGCATCAGCGTCAACGGCGCGACCGCAACCGTCGACCTCTCCGCGAACGCGCGCTCCGTGACGGCGTCCGCGGCCGCCGAGCGGGCGTCGTTGCAGCAGCTCGTCCACACCGTCACCGCCGCCGCGCCGAGCGTCACCGGCGTCCGGCTCCGCTTCGACGGGGCGACGCGCTCGACGCTGTGGGGCCACGTCGCGACGACCGGCACGCTCACCCGCGGCCCCGCCGCGGAGACGCTCGGCGCGGTGTGGGTCGTCACGCCGGCGCAGGGAACGCGCGTCGGCCGGACGTTCACCGTGACGGGGACGGCGTCGGTGTTCGAGGCGACCGTGTCGTGGTCGGTGACCCGCGCCGGGTCGACCACGGCCCTCGCGAGCGGCTCGGTCAACGCGTCGACGGGCGCGCCCGGCCGCGGCGACTGGACGGTCCGCGTCACGCTGCCCGCCGGCACGACCGGTGTCGTCGTCTTCACCGGCTGGGAGGCCTCCGCCGAGGACGGCAGCGTGACGTCGCCGGACACCAAGGCGTTCCGCGTGGTGTAA
- a CDS encoding PH domain-containing protein has protein sequence MGYPRRLLNEDEELVFDLHPHWKGLILPTVTAPVIVFAATFGAGKVPAGDWQGKLRIAIAVLAVAVFVWRVVAPYVKWLTTHFVLTTRRVLMREGLIARKGRDIPIFRINDVTFEHTVVERLFGAGTLVVESAGERGQVTLKDIPHVEDVQRQIYTLMDADDARRRGGPAPDPEA, from the coding sequence GTGGGGTACCCGCGACGGCTGCTCAACGAGGACGAGGAGCTGGTCTTCGACCTGCACCCGCACTGGAAGGGCCTGATCCTGCCGACCGTCACCGCGCCGGTCATCGTGTTCGCCGCGACGTTCGGCGCCGGCAAGGTGCCCGCGGGCGACTGGCAGGGGAAGCTGCGCATCGCGATCGCCGTGCTCGCCGTGGCGGTGTTCGTGTGGCGGGTCGTCGCGCCGTACGTGAAGTGGCTCACGACGCACTTCGTCCTCACGACCCGGCGGGTCCTCATGCGCGAGGGCCTGATCGCGCGCAAGGGCCGCGACATCCCGATCTTCCGCATCAACGACGTGACGTTCGAGCACACCGTCGTCGAACGCCTCTTCGGCGCCGGGACGCTCGTCGTCGAGAGCGCCGGCGAGCGCGGGCAGGTGACGTTGAAGGACATCCCGCACGTCGAGGACGTGCAGCGCCAGATCTACACGCTGATGGACGCCGACGACGCGCGCCGCAGGGGTGGACCGGCGCCCGACCCGGAGGCGTAG
- a CDS encoding enoyl-CoA hydratase-related protein: MPDTIALRRHGHVAEIVLDRPDAHNALSTAMAAELAAVCADVAADRTVRSVVLSASGEKAFCVGADLKERNGFSDADLMRQRPVFRAAFGGVMDLPQPTVAAVFGFALGGGCEFALACDLIVADETAVLGLPEVTVGVVPGGGGTQTLVRRVGWSRAADLILTGRRVPVAEAFELGIVNRVVPAGTARDAALELAATVAKNSPVGTRAAKQALRLGAGVDLRAGLDVEDAAWRSVAFSGDRREGVAAFNEKRQPEWPGE, encoded by the coding sequence GTGCCCGACACCATCGCGCTGCGGCGCCACGGCCACGTCGCCGAGATCGTGCTGGACCGGCCCGACGCGCACAACGCGCTGTCGACCGCGATGGCGGCCGAGCTCGCGGCGGTCTGCGCGGACGTCGCCGCCGACCGCACCGTGCGTTCGGTCGTGCTCTCCGCCAGCGGCGAGAAGGCGTTCTGCGTCGGCGCCGACCTCAAGGAGCGCAACGGCTTCAGTGACGCCGACCTGATGCGGCAACGGCCGGTGTTCCGGGCGGCGTTCGGCGGCGTCATGGACCTGCCGCAGCCGACCGTGGCGGCGGTGTTCGGCTTCGCGCTCGGCGGCGGCTGCGAGTTCGCGCTCGCCTGCGACCTGATCGTCGCGGACGAGACGGCGGTGCTCGGGCTGCCCGAGGTGACCGTCGGCGTCGTGCCCGGCGGCGGGGGCACGCAGACGCTGGTCCGCCGCGTCGGCTGGTCGCGCGCCGCCGACCTGATCCTGACGGGGCGGCGGGTGCCGGTCGCCGAGGCGTTCGAGCTCGGCATCGTCAACCGCGTCGTCCCCGCCGGCACCGCGCGCGACGCGGCGCTGGAGCTCGCCGCGACCGTCGCGAAGAACTCGCCGGTCGGAACACGCGCCGCCAAGCAGGCGTTGCGGCTCGGTGCCGGCGTCGACCTGCGCGCCGGGCTCGACGTCGAGGACGCGGCGTGGCGGTCGGTGGCGTTCTCCGGCGACCGCCGCGAGGGCGTCGCGGCGTTCAACGAGAAGAGGCAGCCGGAGTGGCCAGGTGAGTGA
- a CDS encoding hydroxymethylglutaryl-CoA lyase, protein MSDLPTAVSLREVGPRDGLQNEAPVPTDAKVRLIDALSRTGVGRIEAVSFVHPKAIPQMADADDVWRSIDRADEVRYSALVPNLRGAERALAAGFREIEVVVSASDTHNRKNVNRSTEESLDDIAGVIAAAHDAGATCQVIVSTAFGCPYEGDVPVERVLWAAGRAVADGADGISYGDTTGMATPSRVTALVGETRMAHADVPLNLHFHNTRGTGLANVLAALQLGVTDFDASVGGLGGCPYAPGATGNVCTEDLVHMVEDMGVATGVDLEAMLEAARLAEDLVGRTLPSQVLRAGPRTRRSA, encoded by the coding sequence GTGAGTGATCTCCCCACGGCGGTCTCGCTGCGCGAGGTCGGCCCGCGCGACGGCCTGCAGAACGAGGCCCCCGTCCCGACCGACGCCAAGGTCCGGCTGATCGACGCGCTCTCCCGCACCGGCGTCGGGCGGATCGAGGCGGTGTCGTTCGTCCACCCGAAGGCGATCCCGCAGATGGCCGACGCGGACGACGTGTGGCGGTCCATCGACCGCGCCGACGAGGTGCGGTACTCGGCGCTCGTGCCGAACCTCCGCGGCGCCGAGCGCGCGCTCGCGGCCGGCTTCCGCGAGATCGAGGTCGTCGTCTCCGCGTCCGACACGCACAACCGCAAGAACGTCAACCGCTCCACCGAGGAGTCGCTCGACGACATCGCGGGCGTCATCGCCGCCGCGCACGACGCGGGTGCGACCTGCCAGGTCATCGTGTCGACGGCGTTCGGCTGCCCGTACGAGGGCGACGTGCCGGTCGAACGCGTCCTCTGGGCCGCGGGCCGCGCCGTGGCCGACGGCGCCGACGGCATCTCGTACGGCGACACGACCGGCATGGCGACGCCGTCGCGGGTGACCGCGCTCGTCGGCGAGACGCGGATGGCGCACGCGGACGTGCCGTTGAACCTGCACTTCCACAACACCCGCGGCACCGGCCTCGCCAACGTCCTCGCCGCGCTCCAGCTCGGCGTCACCGACTTCGACGCGTCGGTCGGCGGCCTCGGCGGCTGCCCGTACGCGCCCGGCGCCACCGGCAACGTCTGCACCGAGGACCTCGTGCACATGGTCGAGGACATGGGCGTGGCGACCGGCGTCGACCTCGAGGCGATGCTGGAGGCGGCCCGGCTGGCCGAGGACCTGGTCGGGCGGACGCTGCCGTCGCAGGTGCTGCGCGCCGGGCCGCGCACGCGGCGTTCCGCCTAG